In one Pseudomonas sp. R84 genomic region, the following are encoded:
- a CDS encoding TonB-dependent receptor codes for MSPLNLASPLTPRRLKRLPLALLLAGSASWTHGYAADSETPAPVPAGKPAANSSQLETVTVTTRRREESSQDVPTPMSVVSGQNLETQRVYRIQDLQQLVPSVNVAYMHARQSSVSIRGLGNNPASDGLEGSVGLYIDNVYLGRPGMAVFDLMDIEQLEVLRGPQGTLFGKNTTAGVINISTRAPTFTPERSIETSVGEDGYFQTKGTISGPLNDQLAGRFSAYRTRSDGDIKNEYDGHDLNGGSREGFRAQLLFKPNEDFNLRWIGDYNEEDSSAGTRVLYNTGPTINGVNLYQSRANAAGATLVNGSHRKVNLDNDQHVTVHQGGTSVEANWTLPSDFTLTSISSYRFWNFTPRNDDGLNVPASYNAGVSVEDKQYSQEFRLASPKGEFFDYVVGAYYFGSDLDNKSFAYYGPQADIWNGTARGALANVTSVGNGHIKTDSFALFAQGTWHLSERLDFTAGVRGTYEEKSAWVTRDAPIGGAAVTGAAATARRGRTGAYDSGDLNQYSSSPSGLLNLSYRITDDVLGYATLSHGEKSGGVNLAVGSAPVAGADSLLIGTERANNAELGFKSTLWDHRLQLNANVFWTQVNAYQTNAYDAENRVQYLTNAGSVRSRGVEFESTVIPLRGLTLNINGSYNDVSYLSYKDAPCPPEVSQAPGAPASCDLSGHQVVGASKWIGNANGEYKWNLDNGFEPYVTASYAFRSKAVGTVEDSDYGQIPSYAVVNFSTGLRGDFNQGQWDVSLWLKNAFDKTYYTTLWTGGNGGYEGLLGTPRTLGVTGRYDF; via the coding sequence ATGAGTCCGTTGAACCTTGCGTCACCCTTAACGCCACGACGGCTCAAACGCCTGCCTCTGGCCCTGTTGCTGGCAGGGAGCGCGAGCTGGACTCACGGTTACGCCGCCGATTCTGAAACCCCGGCACCAGTGCCGGCCGGCAAGCCTGCCGCCAACAGTTCGCAACTCGAAACCGTGACCGTCACCACCCGCCGCCGCGAGGAAAGTTCGCAGGACGTCCCGACGCCAATGAGTGTGGTCAGCGGGCAGAATCTGGAGACGCAGCGGGTCTACCGGATTCAGGATTTGCAGCAATTGGTGCCCAGCGTCAACGTCGCCTACATGCACGCACGCCAGTCCAGCGTGTCGATCCGCGGCCTTGGCAACAACCCTGCGAGCGATGGTCTTGAAGGCAGCGTTGGTCTGTACATCGACAACGTCTACCTGGGTCGTCCGGGGATGGCGGTGTTTGATTTGATGGACATCGAACAGCTCGAAGTCTTGCGTGGGCCGCAGGGCACGCTGTTCGGCAAAAACACCACCGCCGGGGTGATCAACATCAGTACCCGTGCTCCGACGTTCACCCCTGAGCGCAGCATCGAAACTTCGGTCGGCGAGGACGGTTATTTCCAGACCAAGGGCACTATTTCCGGCCCGCTCAACGATCAACTGGCCGGACGATTTTCGGCGTACCGCACTCGCAGCGACGGTGACATCAAAAACGAATACGACGGCCATGATCTCAACGGCGGCTCGCGCGAGGGCTTCCGCGCGCAACTGCTGTTCAAGCCCAACGAAGATTTCAACCTGCGCTGGATCGGCGACTACAACGAAGAGGACTCCAGCGCCGGCACCCGCGTGCTGTACAACACTGGGCCGACCATCAACGGCGTCAACCTGTACCAATCGCGCGCCAACGCGGCCGGCGCAACCCTGGTTAACGGTTCGCACCGCAAGGTCAATCTGGACAACGACCAACATGTCACCGTGCATCAGGGCGGCACCTCGGTGGAGGCCAACTGGACGCTGCCGAGCGATTTCACGCTGACCTCGATCAGTTCCTATCGCTTCTGGAATTTCACCCCGCGCAACGACGACGGCCTCAACGTGCCGGCGAGTTACAACGCCGGGGTGTCGGTGGAAGACAAACAGTATTCGCAGGAATTTCGCCTGGCCTCGCCCAAGGGTGAGTTCTTCGATTACGTGGTCGGCGCCTACTACTTCGGTTCGGATCTGGACAATAAATCCTTCGCTTATTACGGCCCACAAGCCGATATCTGGAACGGCACCGCGCGCGGTGCGCTGGCCAACGTCACCAGTGTTGGTAACGGCCATATCAAGACCGACAGCTTTGCGCTGTTCGCCCAAGGCACCTGGCACCTCAGCGAGCGACTGGATTTCACCGCCGGGGTGCGTGGCACTTATGAAGAAAAATCCGCTTGGGTCACGAGGGATGCGCCGATTGGTGGCGCTGCTGTAACAGGCGCGGCGGCCACCGCACGGCGTGGTCGTACCGGCGCTTACGATTCCGGCGACTTGAATCAGTACAGCTCCAGTCCCTCCGGGCTGCTCAATCTCAGCTATCGCATCACCGATGATGTTCTGGGCTACGCCACGTTGTCCCACGGCGAGAAATCCGGCGGGGTTAACCTCGCCGTCGGTTCTGCGCCGGTGGCCGGCGCCGATTCGCTACTGATCGGCACCGAACGCGCGAACAACGCCGAACTCGGCTTTAAGAGCACGCTGTGGGATCACCGTCTGCAACTCAATGCCAACGTGTTCTGGACCCAGGTCAACGCTTACCAGACCAACGCCTACGACGCGGAAAATCGCGTGCAGTACCTGACCAACGCCGGTTCCGTGCGTTCGCGCGGCGTCGAGTTCGAAAGTACGGTGATCCCGTTGCGCGGTCTGACCCTGAACATCAACGGCTCCTACAACGACGTCAGCTATCTCTCGTACAAAGATGCCCCGTGCCCGCCGGAAGTCAGCCAGGCGCCGGGCGCTCCAGCGTCTTGCGACCTTAGCGGCCATCAAGTGGTCGGCGCCTCGAAATGGATCGGCAACGCCAACGGCGAATACAAATGGAATCTGGATAACGGCTTCGAACCTTACGTCACCGCCAGCTATGCGTTCCGCTCCAAAGCCGTCGGTACGGTCGAGGATTCCGACTACGGCCAGATCCCGAGTTACGCCGTGGTCAACTTCTCCACCGGCCTGCGCGGTGACTTCAATCAGGGCCAGTGGGACGTGTCGCTGTGGCTGAAAAACGCTTTCGACAAAACCTACTACACGACCCTGTGGACGGGCGGCAACGGCGGCTATGAAGGCCTGCTCGGTACACCGCGCACGCTGGGCGTCACCGGTCGCTACGACTTCTGA
- a CDS encoding aryl-sulfate sulfotransferase, whose product MLRIKTALPVLLSGAVLSAGAFAAPSVYPTGVTRYDPNKAFNQYVIFSGADKQTHLIDMNGNEVKTWPQAGFPSAIIDPKLVGGERGHVLLQLSDKDPGKLGSAGNGLGNQSVGELDWHGKVVWQWGDKAPGGAAQQHHDQRRLSNGNTVVLANKVHKVKGFKVPEVIDDAIYEVSPEGAVKWQWLASEHLNEFGFTAEQLKLVRASENPDYLHINNLSLVGPNKWFDAGDKRFNPDNLLIDSRNANFIAIIDKNSGKVVWRLGPNLPLINPKTAQKLPRPVDQFVGQHDAHIIPAGLPGAGNLLVFDNQGSAGYPNVTLGLISGSRVLEIDPQKNEIVWQYSAANSKQPGWAFYSSFISSARRLPNGNTLIDEGMNGRFFQVTASGENVWEYVSPYLGKAPGSDAISNWVYRALPVSYDWVPTGTPRSETAVIAPVIGVEQTNASR is encoded by the coding sequence ATGTTGCGTATCAAAACGGCTTTGCCGGTGTTGCTGTCCGGCGCAGTGCTCAGCGCCGGTGCCTTCGCCGCACCGAGTGTTTACCCGACGGGCGTCACTCGTTACGACCCGAACAAGGCGTTCAACCAGTACGTGATTTTCAGCGGCGCCGACAAGCAGACGCACCTGATCGACATGAACGGCAACGAGGTGAAAACCTGGCCACAGGCAGGTTTCCCGTCAGCGATCATCGACCCGAAACTGGTCGGCGGAGAGCGTGGGCATGTGTTGCTGCAACTGAGTGACAAGGATCCCGGCAAGCTCGGTTCGGCCGGCAATGGTCTGGGCAATCAGAGCGTCGGTGAGCTGGATTGGCACGGCAAAGTCGTCTGGCAGTGGGGTGACAAGGCCCCCGGTGGCGCGGCGCAACAGCACCATGATCAGCGCCGTTTGAGCAATGGCAACACCGTGGTGCTGGCGAACAAGGTGCACAAGGTCAAAGGCTTCAAAGTGCCCGAGGTGATCGACGATGCGATCTATGAAGTCAGTCCCGAAGGCGCGGTGAAATGGCAGTGGCTGGCCTCGGAGCATCTCAATGAATTCGGCTTCACGGCCGAACAGTTGAAGCTGGTGCGCGCCAGTGAAAATCCGGACTACCTGCACATCAACAACCTCAGCCTGGTCGGGCCGAACAAGTGGTTTGATGCCGGTGACAAACGCTTCAATCCGGACAACCTGCTGATCGATTCACGCAACGCCAACTTCATCGCGATCATCGACAAGAACAGCGGCAAAGTGGTTTGGCGTCTTGGCCCGAATTTGCCGCTGATCAACCCGAAAACCGCGCAGAAACTGCCGCGCCCGGTGGATCAGTTTGTCGGTCAGCATGATGCGCACATCATTCCGGCCGGATTGCCCGGTGCTGGCAATCTGCTTGTGTTCGACAACCAGGGTTCGGCGGGTTATCCAAACGTCACCCTCGGCTTGATTTCCGGCTCGCGCGTGTTGGAAATCGATCCGCAGAAAAACGAGATCGTTTGGCAGTACAGCGCGGCAAATTCGAAGCAACCAGGGTGGGCGTTCTACAGCTCGTTTATCAGCAGTGCGCGGCGCTTGCCCAATGGCAACACGTTGATCGACGAGGGCATGAACGGACGGTTTTTCCAGGTGACGGCCAGCGGCGAAAACGTCTGGGAATACGTCAGTCCGTATCTCGGCAAGGCACCGGGCAGCGACGCGATCAGCAACTGGGTGTATCGGGCACTGCCTGTGAGTTATGACTGGGTGCCAACGGGGACGCCACGCTCCGAGACGGCGGTTATTGCACCCGTTATCGGCGTGGAGCAAACCAATGCCAGTCGTTAG
- a CDS encoding energy transducer TonB: protein MGNVQTAASAEELLWRQTPGGELVDLGRPHRVPLGQLRLQRAPKGILSRRETILLGVLALVVHGAVIYWISQKPTPVLPIVPPEIPPMTIEFSRPAPPAPPVVEPPPPAPVVEPPPPVEDELAVKPPPPKPVPKPKPVVKQAPKPAPKAVEQPPTPPQPAAPVAAPAPPAPPAPAPVTPASANAAYLKNPAPEYPSLAQRRGWEGTVLLRVHVLASGKPGEIQIAKSSGRQQLDDAALNAVKRWSFVPAKQGDVAQDGWVSVPIDFKIH from the coding sequence ATGGGCAATGTCCAGACCGCCGCCAGCGCAGAGGAATTGCTGTGGCGTCAGACGCCGGGTGGCGAATTGGTCGATCTCGGCCGGCCGCATCGTGTGCCGTTGGGGCAGTTGCGTTTGCAGCGTGCGCCCAAAGGCATTCTGAGTCGGCGCGAAACAATTCTGCTTGGCGTGCTCGCGCTGGTGGTGCATGGCGCGGTGATCTACTGGATCAGCCAGAAACCGACGCCAGTGCTGCCAATCGTGCCGCCGGAAATTCCGCCGATGACCATCGAGTTCTCGCGCCCGGCACCGCCAGCGCCACCGGTTGTCGAGCCGCCGCCACCTGCGCCTGTGGTTGAGCCACCGCCGCCGGTGGAGGACGAACTGGCGGTAAAACCGCCGCCGCCAAAACCCGTTCCGAAACCCAAACCGGTGGTTAAACAGGCACCCAAACCAGCACCGAAAGCGGTCGAGCAACCACCGACGCCGCCACAACCGGCAGCCCCGGTTGCAGCCCCTGCGCCACCTGCTCCACCCGCGCCGGCACCGGTAACCCCGGCCTCAGCGAATGCTGCATACCTGAAAAACCCGGCACCGGAATACCCGTCGCTGGCCCAGCGTCGCGGTTGGGAAGGCACGGTGTTGCTGCGCGTACATGTGCTTGCCAGCGGTAAACCGGGCGAGATCCAGATAGCCAAAAGCAGTGGCCGGCAACAGCTCGACGACGCGGCGCTGAACGCCGTGAAACGTTGGAGTTTCGTCCCGGCCAAGCAAGGTGATGTGGCCCAGGACGGCTGGGTCAGCGTGCCCATCGATTTCAAGATTCATTAA
- a CDS encoding MotA/TolQ/ExbB proton channel family protein, with translation MTLLASPLESIESAVIWLLVVFSVATWGLALLKAWQFGRLKAQDRRFHKRFWAASSLDSAAELSETQPGAAARVAQAGYAAIQVGEAPQANDLSQAINHQDRLERALRQQIVHERRSLETGLAVVASIGSTSPFIGLFGTVWGIMEALKGISAAGSASLETVAGPIGAALVATGVGIAVAVPAVLVYNYFLRRLKLTAADLDDFAHDFYSLAQKSAFRVLIHPTAHKIAAPGNAAKVKEAS, from the coding sequence ATGACGTTACTGGCATCTCCACTGGAATCCATCGAAAGCGCGGTGATCTGGCTGCTGGTGGTTTTTTCCGTCGCCACCTGGGGTCTGGCATTGCTCAAGGCTTGGCAGTTCGGGCGTCTGAAGGCGCAGGATCGGCGTTTTCATAAACGTTTCTGGGCGGCGTCGAGTCTCGATTCAGCCGCTGAATTGAGCGAGACCCAACCCGGCGCAGCCGCGCGAGTAGCACAGGCCGGTTACGCGGCGATTCAGGTGGGCGAGGCGCCACAGGCGAATGATTTGAGCCAGGCGATCAACCATCAGGATCGACTGGAGCGCGCACTGCGTCAGCAAATTGTCCACGAACGCCGTTCGCTGGAAACGGGCCTGGCGGTGGTCGCGAGTATTGGCAGTACGTCGCCGTTCATTGGTTTGTTCGGCACGGTGTGGGGAATCATGGAAGCGTTGAAAGGCATCAGCGCGGCTGGCTCGGCGAGCCTGGAAACGGTGGCCGGCCCGATCGGTGCAGCACTGGTCGCCACGGGTGTGGGGATCGCCGTCGCGGTGCCGGCGGTGCTGGTTTACAACTACTTTTTGCGTCGGTTGAAACTGACGGCGGCGGATCTGGATGACTTCGCCCACGACTTCTACAGCCTGGCGCAGAAGAGTGCGTTCCGCGTGTTGATCCATCCGACCGCGCACAAGATCGCCGCGCCGGGCAACGCAGCAAAAGTGAAGGAGGCGTCCTGA
- a CDS encoding biopolymer transporter ExbD — protein sequence MAFSTQDSDEVLSEINVTPLVDVMLVLLVVFIVTAPLLTNAIPINLPKTEAVAPVEQKDPLVVSIDGAGKLFINKDEIQPDLLEFNLKSAKAKDPEVRVQLQADDGVNYGEVARAMASIERAGITKLSVITAR from the coding sequence ATGGCCTTCTCCACGCAAGACAGTGATGAGGTGCTCAGCGAGATCAACGTAACGCCGCTGGTGGACGTGATGCTGGTGCTGCTGGTGGTGTTTATCGTCACCGCGCCGCTGCTGACCAATGCGATCCCGATCAACCTGCCGAAGACCGAAGCGGTGGCGCCGGTCGAGCAGAAGGATCCGCTGGTGGTGAGCATCGATGGCGCCGGCAAGCTGTTTATCAACAAGGACGAGATTCAGCCGGACTTGCTGGAATTCAACCTCAAGTCAGCCAAGGCCAAGGACCCGGAAGTGCGCGTGCAATTGCAGGCCGATGACGGGGTGAACTACGGCGAAGTGGCGCGGGCGATGGCTTCGATTGAACGGGCGGGGATTACCAAGTTGTCGGTGATTACTGCGCGGTGA
- a CDS encoding alpha/beta hydrolase — protein sequence MRNESIRYLIVPGWQGSPEDHWQSHWQNSLPNSARVEQADWLTPRREDWVAALAEAIAADSTPVILIAHSLGCVTVAHWAATAPLQYLRQVRGALLVAPADVERPACAPALRNFAPIPTDLLPFPSQVVSSDNDAAVSAPRALELARNWGAEAGILAGAGHINVKSGHQRWEQGFAYLYRLQNRMEHHARRRA from the coding sequence ATGCGCAACGAATCAATCCGCTACCTGATTGTGCCGGGCTGGCAAGGATCGCCAGAAGATCATTGGCAAAGCCACTGGCAGAACAGCCTGCCGAACAGCGCGCGAGTCGAACAGGCCGATTGGCTGACGCCGCGTCGTGAAGATTGGGTCGCGGCACTGGCCGAGGCGATTGCTGCCGACAGTACGCCGGTGATCCTTATCGCCCACAGCCTTGGCTGCGTCACGGTTGCCCACTGGGCGGCCACGGCGCCGTTGCAATACCTGCGTCAGGTACGCGGCGCATTGCTGGTTGCGCCGGCCGATGTCGAGCGCCCGGCGTGCGCGCCGGCGCTGCGCAATTTCGCACCGATTCCGACCGATCTGCTGCCATTTCCAAGCCAGGTGGTCAGCTCCGATAACGATGCTGCCGTCAGTGCACCGCGAGCGCTGGAGCTGGCGCGCAACTGGGGCGCCGAGGCGGGGATTCTCGCCGGTGCCGGACACATCAACGTCAAATCCGGGCATCAGCGTTGGGAGCAGGGTTTTGCTTATCTCTATCGCCTGCAAAACCGCATGGAACACCACGCTCGTCGCCGCGCCTGA
- a CDS encoding sigma 54-interacting transcriptional regulator yields the protein MSFETFGQPLLTFPDAEKSPLSIRAKALVFVDPRSRQLREELEQLAPRSTSVLIRGETGTGKELLARHIHRASDRAGLFVSVNCGAISPTYADAELFGYAAGSYSGSASSRAGWFGSANGGTLYLDEIGDLPLPIQIKLLAALENHEVTRVGAHQPSPVDVRLVAATSIDLAQAVDAGKFHERLYHYLSEGQLELPALRARIGDILSLAEYFLGIYSQRLDLPVPLISEAAQHVLEQHSWPGNTRELENVIHFALLVSTGDEILPEHLNLPEASGPQLQIERLVAQINIGGSVDERKALKDLLIRLGEAL from the coding sequence ATGAGTTTCGAAACCTTCGGTCAGCCATTGCTGACCTTTCCTGACGCTGAAAAAAGCCCCCTGAGCATTCGCGCCAAGGCATTGGTGTTTGTCGACCCACGCTCACGTCAGTTACGTGAAGAGCTGGAGCAATTGGCGCCGCGCTCGACCTCGGTATTGATCCGTGGCGAGACCGGTACGGGTAAAGAATTGCTCGCTCGGCACATCCATCGCGCCAGTGACCGCGCCGGTCTGTTCGTTTCGGTCAATTGCGGTGCGATCAGCCCGACCTACGCCGATGCCGAACTGTTCGGCTACGCCGCCGGCAGTTACAGCGGCTCGGCCAGCAGCCGTGCAGGCTGGTTCGGTTCAGCCAATGGCGGCACCTTGTATCTGGATGAAATCGGCGACTTGCCGCTGCCAATCCAGATCAAATTGCTTGCCGCCCTGGAGAACCACGAAGTCACCCGTGTCGGTGCGCATCAGCCGAGTCCGGTGGATGTGCGTCTGGTCGCGGCCACCAGTATCGATCTGGCGCAAGCAGTGGACGCCGGGAAATTCCACGAGCGGCTTTATCACTACCTCAGCGAAGGGCAACTGGAACTGCCCGCCTTGCGCGCACGCATCGGCGACATTCTTTCGCTCGCCGAATACTTCCTCGGCATCTATAGCCAACGCCTCGACCTGCCCGTGCCGCTGATCAGCGAAGCCGCGCAGCACGTGCTCGAACAACACAGTTGGCCGGGCAACACCCGCGAGCTGGAAAACGTCATTCACTTTGCCTTGCTGGTGAGTACCGGTGACGAGATTCTGCCGGAGCACCTGAACCTGCCCGAGGCGTCTGGCCCGCAGCTTCAGATCGAACGGCTGGTTGCGCAAATCAACATCGGCGGCAGCGTCGATGAGCGTAAGGCATTGAAAGATTTGCTGATTCGTTTGGGTGAGGCGTTGTAA
- a CDS encoding MetQ/NlpA family ABC transporter substrate-binding protein, translated as MKKVLLFTALAAALTASLANAGEKLVVAATPVPHAEILELIKPTLAKEGVDLEIKVFTDYVQPNVQVGEKRLDANYFQTLPYLNSFNLGKYKDDKSKYLVTVQGVHVEPFGGYSSKYKTLAELPDGATIAIPNEGSNSGRALILLQKAGLIELKDPKNALATPKDIAKNPHNFKFKELESALLPRVLKEVDLDMINTNYALEAKLNPQKDALVIEGADSPYVNFLVAREDNKNSDAIQKLAKALTSPEVKAFIEKKYNGAVLPAF; from the coding sequence ATGAAAAAGGTTCTGTTGTTTACCGCATTGGCGGCTGCTCTGACTGCTTCCCTGGCCAATGCCGGCGAGAAACTGGTGGTTGCTGCGACCCCGGTGCCGCACGCTGAAATCCTTGAGCTGATCAAACCGACCCTGGCCAAAGAAGGCGTGGATCTGGAAATCAAAGTGTTTACCGACTACGTTCAGCCGAACGTACAGGTCGGTGAGAAGCGTCTGGACGCCAACTACTTCCAGACCCTGCCGTACCTGAACAGCTTCAACCTGGGCAAATACAAGGACGACAAGTCCAAGTACCTGGTGACTGTGCAGGGCGTACACGTTGAACCGTTCGGTGGTTACTCGAGCAAGTACAAGACCCTGGCTGAACTGCCGGACGGCGCCACCATCGCCATCCCGAACGAAGGCAGCAACAGCGGCCGCGCCCTGATCCTGCTGCAGAAGGCTGGCCTGATCGAACTGAAAGACCCGAAAAACGCTCTGGCAACGCCAAAAGACATCGCCAAGAACCCGCACAACTTCAAGTTCAAGGAACTGGAATCGGCCCTGCTACCACGCGTTCTGAAAGAAGTTGATCTGGACATGATCAACACCAACTACGCGCTGGAAGCCAAACTGAATCCGCAGAAAGATGCGCTGGTGATTGAAGGCGCTGACTCGCCGTACGTGAACTTCCTGGTGGCCCGTGAGGACAACAAGAACAGCGACGCGATCCAGAAACTGGCCAAAGCCCTGACCAGCCCGGAAGTCAAAGCGTTCATCGAGAAGAAGTACAACGGCGCGGTACTGCCGGCGTTCTGA
- a CDS encoding amino acid ABC transporter permease encodes MTFDYAFILSTLPAFLKAVGVTLQVGFIAIGTSLLVALLNATILVFRTPYLQKLVGLYVELARNTPLLIQLFFVYFALPAVGIQVSGFTAAIITMTFLGGAYLTEVLRAGVDAVPLAQLESGRSIGLSHGQLLRYVILPQAGILSLPSLFANFIFLLKETTVVSAVAVPEILYTTKSYIALYYKTYEMLAVLTLICVLLFLPLSLLLSRLERRLQHGQFGS; translated from the coding sequence ATGACCTTCGATTACGCATTTATCCTCAGCACCCTGCCGGCGTTTCTCAAAGCCGTGGGCGTGACGCTGCAGGTCGGATTTATCGCTATCGGTACTTCGTTGCTGGTGGCGCTGCTTAACGCGACCATTCTGGTGTTCCGCACGCCGTACCTGCAAAAACTGGTGGGCCTGTATGTGGAACTGGCGCGCAACACGCCGCTGCTGATCCAGCTGTTTTTCGTCTACTTCGCCTTGCCGGCCGTGGGGATCCAGGTGTCCGGTTTCACCGCCGCGATCATCACCATGACCTTCCTCGGCGGCGCCTACCTCACCGAAGTGCTGCGTGCCGGCGTCGATGCGGTGCCGCTGGCGCAACTGGAATCAGGGCGCTCTATCGGCCTGTCCCACGGCCAATTGCTGCGCTATGTGATCCTGCCGCAAGCGGGGATCCTCAGCCTGCCGTCGCTGTTCGCCAATTTCATTTTCCTGCTCAAGGAAACCACTGTGGTCTCGGCGGTGGCGGTGCCGGAAATTCTCTACACGACCAAGAGCTACATCGCGCTCTATTACAAAACCTACGAAATGCTCGCCGTGCTGACGCTGATCTGCGTGCTGCTGTTCTTGCCGCTGTCGCTATTGCTCAGCCGTTTGGAAAGGAGGCTCCAGCATGGCCAGTTCGGGTCTTGA